The proteins below come from a single Tsuneonella deserti genomic window:
- a CDS encoding NAD(P)/FAD-dependent oxidoreductase, with the protein MPPIVLGAGPAGSMAAIMLARAGASPVLIDRDDQVGDALCGGFLSWRSAERLRGIGVDPAALGGHPVGTLALIAGTREATAPLPVEGFGLSRRALDTALRARAVAEGARLEIDRARSVEPGLVEGETRQWKAGAIFLATGKSDVRGQIRPRTAADPALGLRLRLPASERLQAILRGRIELHLFEGGYAGIVLQDGGTANVCLALRKSLLAEAGGDPLALLDWLASQYPRFGERMEFAPRGLAIDTVGSVPYGWIARSSQEGLYRLGDQAAVTPSLAGEGMAIAMASGEAAARAWLSGMNAPRFQQAFARRAGRPVRTAGIIWNLAESDRGGRLLTRLAAGAPWLARAAMALTRI; encoded by the coding sequence ATGCCGCCCATCGTCCTGGGTGCTGGCCCGGCCGGAAGCATGGCCGCGATCATGCTGGCGAGGGCGGGGGCCTCACCGGTGTTGATCGACCGCGACGATCAAGTCGGAGATGCGCTGTGCGGCGGGTTCCTGTCGTGGCGCTCGGCGGAGCGCCTTCGAGGCATCGGTGTCGATCCGGCCGCGCTCGGCGGGCATCCGGTCGGAACGCTGGCATTGATCGCCGGCACTCGCGAGGCGACCGCACCGCTGCCCGTCGAAGGCTTCGGCCTGTCGCGCCGTGCACTCGACACGGCCCTGCGCGCGCGCGCGGTGGCGGAAGGCGCGCGGCTGGAGATCGACCGCGCCCGCTCCGTAGAACCCGGCCTCGTCGAGGGTGAAACGCGCCAGTGGAAGGCCGGGGCGATCTTCCTGGCTACCGGGAAGAGTGACGTGCGCGGCCAGATCCGGCCCCGTACCGCCGCCGACCCCGCGCTTGGCCTGCGCCTTCGCCTGCCCGCCAGCGAACGGCTCCAGGCGATCCTGCGCGGCCGGATCGAGCTCCACCTTTTCGAAGGCGGTTATGCGGGGATCGTGTTGCAGGATGGCGGCACCGCGAATGTCTGCCTGGCGCTGCGCAAGTCGCTGCTGGCTGAGGCCGGCGGCGATCCGCTTGCGCTGCTGGACTGGCTGGCGTCACAGTATCCGCGCTTTGGCGAGCGCATGGAGTTCGCGCCGCGCGGCCTTGCCATCGATACCGTCGGCTCCGTCCCCTACGGCTGGATTGCGCGTTCGAGCCAGGAGGGCCTTTACCGCCTCGGGGACCAGGCGGCGGTGACTCCCTCGCTGGCGGGAGAAGGCATGGCCATCGCCATGGCCAGCGGCGAAGCGGCGGCGAGGGCATGGCTGTCCGGGATGAACGCGCCGCGCTTCCAGCAAGCATTCGCCCGCCGGGCCGGGCGCCCGGTGCGCACCGCCGGCATCATCTGGAACCTGGCCGAAAGCGATCGCGGGGGCCGGCTGCTCACTCGCCTGGCTGCCGGCGCGCCCTGGCTTGCGCGCGCGGCGATGGCGCTGACGCGGATCTAG